Within Candidatus Binataceae bacterium, the genomic segment CGAACAAGCTGGGGGGACTTACCGGATCGGGCGTACCGCCCGCGCGGCCATAGAGGATTAATTGGCCGAAGGGTGCCAGGCAGCTCAGCCCGGGGCCAAAAGTGGGTTTGCCCACGGCGTCCAGGATGAGATCCACGCCGCGCCCGCCGGTCAGTCGCATCACCTCGGCGGCGAAGTCCTGCGCGCGATAATCGATCACCTCGTCGGCGCCCAGCTCGCGCACCAGGGCCGCTTTGGCGGAGCTGGAAACCGTGCCGATTACCCGCGCTCCAGCGGCCTTGGCGATCTGGGTCGCCAGCGAGCCCACGCCGCCGGCGGCGGCATGCACCAGCACGGTATCGCCGGCGGCGGTGCGATGGGCGGTATGGAGCAAATGGTAAGCCGTCAGGGTCTGGATGGGAAAGGCCGCTCCCTCTTCGTAACCGAGAGAATCGGGCAGAGGTATCGTTAGATTGGGTCGCGCCAGGCAGTACTCGGCGTAGCAGCGCAGCGCGATCGCCGCCACTCGCATCCCAGGCTTGAGCTCTTCGACCCCCTCGCCCACCGCTTCG encodes:
- a CDS encoding quinone oxidoreductase yields the protein MNAIQFDTLGGPEVLRPAEVAKPEVRAGMVLIKVRAAGVNFADTLFTRGQYAIIPRLPDVPGMEAAGDIEAVGEGVEELKPGMRVAAIALRCYAEYCLARPNLTIPLPDSLGYEEGAAFPIQTLTAYHLLHTAHRTAAGDTVLVHAAAGGVGSLATQIAKAAGARVIGTVSSSAKAALVRELGADEVIDYRAQDFAAEVMRLTGGRGVDLILDAVGKPTFGPGLSCLAPFGQLILYGRAGGTPDPVSPPSLFAKSLTVSAFSLPVVYNFPDLMARGIVDSLRLLQERKVRLVIGKTIPLTQAAEAHRLLLSRASTGKLVLKV